Proteins from a genomic interval of Chanos chanos chromosome 3, fChaCha1.1, whole genome shotgun sequence:
- the ipo4 gene encoding importin-4 yields MTEELEHILSQLTQPDNAVIQQATAQLKQAFKDPAIIPALCAVMTGSQNPQIRQSATVMLRMRVMKHWKKISPDHRESLKSVVLQAFQQETEHTVRHSLSQLSAVLVKHETPDQWPALLALLNQSTKSSNPQDRQVGLLLLSKVVESNPEAFQPHYRQLLQLLDTVLQDLNNPTALYYSILTLTAITAYTGSEEMNLMRALIPKLIVALKHLIKADQDQASEAMEVFDELMESEVSIIVPHIAEVVRFCLEISADTSLSDSLRVKALSCIALLIRLKSKAVMKQKLLGPILQVVFPVLSAAPPPGEEDPEDEESDSEGDGNSESPKHFAAQVIDTMALHMPPEKLFPLLMPLTKACLASENAYERKGGLMCLAVLAEGCADHIRTKMLPSVLQTVCSSLSDSNQVVRSAALFALGQFSEYLQPEVSKYHAELMPLLLGYMSGLNQVKIGHVTKAFYALENFLENLGENIQPYLPTVMETMLSALNTTDNLKLKELAVSAIGAIANAAKEMLVPYFPPVIDSLKGFLTDTREEMRSLQTQALDTLSVLARTVGKDVFSPLAAECVQLGLNLTDAVDDPDLRRCTYSLFSAVSTVSPECLNPHLTAISTVMLLSLKSTEGVTAHLEEDKQFVLLDDEDDDDEEGDAVLEEDGENEGVDRDVAGFSVENAYIDEKVDACDALGEIAYNTGVAFQPFLESSFQQVYELRDFPHEDVRRAAFGAMGQFCRAQHKVWKENPIEPNHQALHKLLAVVLPCFLEAVRQERERQVVMGVLEALNGIIKSCQGEVLQVPGRLGEISHAIRDVLKKKTVCQDGGGDDADDDEQQAEYDAMLQEFAGEGIPLLASAAQPDAFLPYLKELLPLIMNKAKPSCTVADRSFSVGTLGETLHSLAGVTGGRGVAGRLSNQVLPVLVAGVKDSDPEVRNNSVFALGSLAQAAGPIVASDYPMMLSLFSNLLAKESDRRVIDNLCAALCRMIMGNTAGVPLEQVFPALLGRLPLVEDMEENKTVFSCLAYLYTNNPALIVSHLKPIMSVATHVLGTKNLDDETQNTLLMLLKDVAQRHSQEFQSAVTSLPAEQKTKVTAVVTQS; encoded by the exons ATGACAGAAGAGCTAgagcacattctctctcagctcacGCAGCCTGACAATGCCGTTATCCAACAG GCGACAGCACAACTGAAACAGGCTTTCAAAGATCCAGCCATTATACCAGCGTTGTGTGCGGTGATGACTGGATCTCAGAATCCACAG ATTCGTCAGTCTGCCACAGTGATGTTGAGAATGAGGGTGATGAAGCACTGGAAGAAGATTAGCCCTGATCACAGGGAAAG TCTGAAGTCAGTGGTTCTTCAAGCCTTCCAGCAAGAAACAGA aCACACTGTTCGACACTCGCTCTCCCAGCTCAGCGCAGTGTTGGTCAAACACGAAACCCCAGACCAGTGGCCTGCTCTGCTAGCACTGCTGAACCAGTCCACAAAGAGCTCCAACCCACAGGACAGACAG gTTGGTCTTTTGCTGCTCAGTAAGGTGGTGGAGTCAAACCCAGAGGCCTTTCAACCACATTACAGACAGCTGCTGCAGCTATTAGACACAGTGCTGCAGGACCTAAACAACCCCACAGCCCTCTACTACAGCATCCTGACCCTGACTGCCATCACTGCTTACACGGGCTCAGAGGAGATG aACCTGATGCGCGCACTGATCCCCAAACTGATTGTTGCCCTTAAACACCTCATTAAGGCTGACCAG GACCAGGCCAGTGAGGCCATGGAAGTGTTTGATGAGCTGATGGAGAGTGAAGTCTCCATCATTGTCCCTCACATTGCTGAGGTTGTTCGCTTTTGTTTGGAG atcagtgcGGATACCTCCCTCAGTGACTCCCTGAGAGTTAAAGCGCTCTCCTGCATCGCTCTCCTCATCAGACTCAAGAGCAAG GCTGTGATGAAACAGAAGCTGCTGGGCCCCATTCTGCAGGTAGTGTTCCCTGTTCTGAGTGCAGCGCCCCCTCCTGGTGAGGAGGACCCAGAGGATGAGGAGAGCGACTCTGAGGGTGACGGTAACAGTGAGAGTCCCAAACACTTTGCTGCTCAg GTTATAGACACTATGGCTCTACACATGCCTCCAGAGAAGCTGTTCCCTCTACTG ATGCCCCTGACAAAGGCCTGTCTGGCCAGTGAGAATGCGTATGAGCGGAAAGGAGGATTAATGTGTCTGGCCGTGCTGGCAGAAGGCTGCGCCGACCACATACGCACCAA GATGTTGCCCTCTGTGCTGCAGACAGTGTGTTCCAGTCTGTCTGACAGTAACCAGGTTGTCCGCAGCGCAGCACTCTTTGCTCTGGGACAGTTCTCCGAATACCTCCAG cctgagGTGAGTAAGTATCACGCAGAGTTGATGCCACTGTTGCTAGGCTACATGTCTGGACTAAACCAAGTGAAGATCGGACATGTAACTAAGGCCTTCTACGCTCTGGAGAACTTTCTGGAGAACCTTG GTGAAAATATTCAGCCCTACCTACCAACTGTAATGGAGACTATGCTATCAGCACTGAATACAACAGATAATCTGAAACTGAAGGAGCTTGCAGTCAGTGCAATTGGAGCCATAG CCAATGCGGCCAAAGAGATGCTGGTGCCGTATTTTCCACCTGTGATTGACAGTCTGAAGGGTTTTCTCACCGACACACGAGAAGAGATGAGATCACTGCAGACGCAGGCTCTCG acactctgTCCGTGCTGGCCCGTACAGTGGGTAAGGATGTGTTCAGTCCCCTGGCGGCTGAGTGTGTTCAGTTAGGACTGAACCTCACAGATGCTGTGGATGATCCTGACCTGCGCCGATGCAC GTATAGCCTGTTCTCAGCCGTGTCCACAGTCAGCCCAGAGTGTCTTAATCCCCACCTCACCGCTATCAGCACGGTGATGCTCCTGTCACTCAAATCGACAGAGGGCGTGACG gcTCACCTGGAGGAAGACAAGCAGTTTGTCCTGCtcgatgatgaagatgatgatgacgaaGAGGGTGATGCTGTtctggaggaggatggagagaatgaaggagtgGACAGAGATGTTGCTGG GTTCAGTGTAGAAAATGCTTACATTGACGAGAAAGTGGATGCGTGTGATGCTTTGGGAGAGATCGCCTACAACACGGG tgtggcGTTCCAGCCCTTCCTGGAGTCCAGCTTCCAGCAGGTCTATGAACTGCGTGAT TTTCCCCATGAGGATGTGCGTAGGGCTGCATTCGGGGCCATGGGCCAGTTCTGTCGAGCTCAGCACAAAGTGTGGAAGGAGAATCCCATTGAGCCTAACCACCAAG CGCTGCATAAGCTCCTGGCCGTGGTGCTGCCGTGTTTCCTGGAGGCTGTGCGTCAGGAGCGGGAGCGGCAGGTGGTGATGGGGGTCCTGGAGGCCTTGAATGGCATTATCAAATCCTGCCAGGGGGAGGTGCTGCAGGTGCCCGGGCGCCTTGGGGAGATCAGCCACGCCATCCGGGACGTGCTGAAGAAGAAA actgtGTGTCAGGATGGAGGTGGGGATGACGCAGACGATGATGAGCAGCAG gcggAGTATGATGCCATGCTCCAGGAGTTTGCTGGTGAGGGAATTCCTCTGTTGGCCTCAGCAGCCCAGCCTGATGCCTTTTTACCGTACCTCAAAGAACTCCTACCACTGATCATGAACAAAGCA AAACCCTCGTGCACGGTGGCCGACCGCTCCTTCTCTGTCGGCACGCTGGGAGAGACTCTGCACTCTCTGGCGGGCGTGACTGGGGGAAGGGGAGTGGCCGGGAGGCTGTCCAACCAGGTCCTGCCGGTGCTGGTGGCCGGAGTGAAGGACAGTGACCCAGAGGTGCGCAACAACAGCGTTTTCGCCCTGGGATCTCTGGCACAGGCTGCAGGCCCCATCGTCGCATC GGATTACCCAATGATGCTGTCCCTCTTCTCCAATTTATTGGCTAAAGAGTCAGACAGGAGGGTGATTGACAACCTGTGTGCTGCCTTGTGCAGAATGATCATGGGTAACACTGCAGGCGTGCCGCTAGAACAG GTGTTTCCTGCCCTGCTTGGGCGTCTCCCTCTGGTAGAAGACATGGAGGAGAATAAGACGGTGTTCAGCTGCCTGGCTTACCTCTACACTAACAACCCTGCTCTG ATTGTCAGTCACCTGAAGCCAATCATGTCTGTGGCCACTCATGTCCTTGGGACTAAAAACCTAGATGATG AGACTCAGAACACCCTGCTCATGCTACTCAAAGACGTCGCCCAGCGACACTCGCAGGAATTTCAGAGCGCTGTGACGTCACTTCCTGCCGAGCAGAAAACCAAGGTGACGGCTGTCGTCACTCAATCATAG
- the LOC115806456 gene encoding uncharacterized protein LOC115806456 has translation MLAEQERLSRCQFDKLGKLAGQETEHEPREGERPQEKEAEGDEQSSVDSPASTNMVRAECEWEVPMCVPLPIEVLSPEQAFPLLDTTLADLGIEESAVKERIVWVDTKRTQVKGGKSGKLREKEVTVLEVRVKAQHPGDPVTQEVLFSTESHTDRSYCRSGVDIIPWKHREPVEEELPSVEMVMAVETWSKPSKWQKTEETVEVNSAE, from the exons atgcTGGCTGAGCAGGAGCGCCTGTCCCG GTGTCAGTTTGATAAATTAGGCAAGCTGGCGGGCCAGGAGACAGAACATGAGCCCCGGGAGGGGGAAAGACCACAGGAGAAAGAGGCAGAAGGTGATGAACAGAGCTCGGTGGACTCCCCCGCCAGCACCAACATGGTACGTGCCGAGTGCGAGTGGGAAGTGCCAATGTGTGTACCTCTGCCTATCGAAGTCCTGAGTCCAGAACAAGCCTTCCCTCTCTTGGACACAACTCTCGCTGACCTTGGCATCGAGGA gtctGCGGTGAAGGAACGTATTGTATGGGTAGACACCAAACGTACGCAGGTCAAAGGTGGGAAATCTGGGAagctgagggagaaagaggtcACGGTTCTAGAGGTACGGGTCAAAGCTCAGCATCCAGGTGACCCTGTGACCCAGGAGGTCCTTTTCAGCACCGAGTCCCACACAGACCGCTCGTACTGCCGCAGTGGAGTGGACATCATTCCGTGGAAACACAGAGAACCAG TGGAAGAGGAATTGCCGTCAGTTGAGATGGTCATGGCGGTAGAGACCTGGTCGAAACCAAGCAAATggcaaaagacagaggaaaccGTGGAGGTGAACAGTGCGGAGTGA